One Streptomyces fagopyri DNA window includes the following coding sequences:
- a CDS encoding histidine triad nucleotide-binding protein: MTGEPQDDCLFCKIVAGRIPATVVRESGTTLAFRDMNPQAPTHILVIPKAHHPDAASLAAAEPGTAADVLREAGEIAGEEKLDSYRIVFNTGSGAGQTVFHAHAHLLGGRGMQWPPG, encoded by the coding sequence ATGACGGGAGAACCGCAGGACGACTGTCTGTTCTGCAAGATCGTCGCGGGACGGATCCCGGCGACCGTCGTCCGGGAGAGCGGGACGACCCTCGCCTTCCGCGACATGAACCCGCAGGCGCCCACCCACATCCTGGTCATCCCCAAGGCGCACCACCCGGACGCGGCCTCGCTGGCCGCCGCCGAGCCCGGGACCGCGGCGGACGTCCTGCGCGAGGCCGGTGAGATCGCGGGCGAGGAGAAGCTCGACAGCTACCGGATCGTGTTCAACACCGGCAGCGGTGCGGGACAGACCGTCTTCCACGCGCACGCGCACCTCCTCGGTGGCCGCGGCATGCAGTGGCCCCCCGGCTGA
- a CDS encoding VOC family protein translates to MELAQVRLLVADFPACYRFYAEVLGLKPQSGATGGPYEKFSPATGSAGIALQDRSMMAQILGEVGDSATGHRSLVVLRVDDLDAYCAGVVSRGGVIAHGPAPLTDRMRVAHLKDPEGNLVELQEWLLLRN, encoded by the coding sequence TTGGAACTCGCCCAGGTACGACTGCTGGTCGCCGACTTCCCGGCCTGCTACCGCTTCTACGCCGAAGTCCTCGGTCTCAAGCCCCAGTCGGGCGCGACCGGGGGGCCGTACGAGAAGTTCAGTCCCGCCACCGGCTCCGCGGGCATCGCGCTCCAGGACCGCTCGATGATGGCCCAGATCCTCGGTGAGGTGGGCGATTCGGCGACGGGCCACCGTTCCCTGGTCGTCCTGCGCGTCGACGACCTCGACGCCTACTGCGCCGGTGTCGTCTCGCGCGGCGGCGTCATCGCCCACGGGCCCGCTCCGCTGACCGACCGCATGCGCGTGGCCCATCTCAAGGACCCGGAGGGCAACCTCGTGGAACTCCAGGAGTGGCTGCTCCTGCGCAACTGA
- a CDS encoding S41 family peptidase, with the protein MTESASSVSSGYLRFPHLRGDLVAFTAEDDVWVAPLDGGGRAWRVSADNVPVNHPRISPDGENVAWTSARDGAPEVHVAPLEGGASRRLTYWGSARTQVRGWTPDGRVLALSTQGQASLRRSWARAVPLDGGPATTLPHGPVGDVAYGGPGVLLLSAPMGREAAWWKRYRGGTAGKLWIDREGDGEFVRLHEELDGNLEYPLWAGDRLAFLSDHEGVGALYSSLADGSDLRRHTPLDTFYARHAATDGTRVVYASAGELWLLDDLDGAEPRRLDIRLGGQRVDQQPYPVSASRWFSAAAPDHTGRGSAVSVRGAVHWVTHRSGPARALAARPGVRARLPRTFRVDGEEYVVWVTDAAGDDALEFAPATGTAPGATPRRLAAGQLGRVLGLAMAPDGSRAAVASHDGRVLLVERETGEVREVDRSADGDVSGLVFSPDSAWLAWSHPGPRPLRQLKLANTADLSVTEATPLRFRDYAPAFTLDGKHLAFLSARSFDPVYDEHVFDLAFVGGSRPHLITLAATTPSPFGPQRHGRAFETPEGRGAETPDSEGTPATRIDLEGLGDRIVPFPVEAARYSTLRAAKDGLLWLRHPVRGVLGSSRATPEDPDPKTELERYDLAQHRIEHLAADADHFAVTGDGKRVLLWTDGKLKLVPSDRRASNDDESDTNITVDLSRIRHTVDPAAEWRQMYDETGRLMRDNFWRPDLGGTDWEGVLDRYRPVLDRIATHDDLVDLLWEVQGELGTSHAYVSPRGGWGGGDRAQGLLGADISRHEDGSWRIDRILPSETSDPDARAPLAAPGVAVRAGDAIVQVGGQPVDPVTGPGPLLVGTAGKPVELTVSPSGGGDPRHAVVVPLADEEALRYHAWVADRRAYVHERSGGRLGYLHVPDMVGSGWAQLHRDLRIEVAREGLVVDVRENRGGHTSQLVVEKLARRIVGWDLPRGMRPYSYPEDAPRGPVVAVANEFSGSDGDIVNAAVKALGIGPVVGTRTWGGVIGIDSRYRLVDGTLVTQPKYAFWLEGQGWGVENHGVDPDVEVVQAPQDHAAGRDVQLDEAIRIALAALEENPAKTPPSLPESR; encoded by the coding sequence GTGACTGAGTCTGCATCGTCCGTATCGTCCGGTTACCTCCGCTTCCCGCATCTGCGCGGCGATCTGGTCGCGTTCACCGCCGAGGACGACGTCTGGGTCGCTCCCCTCGACGGCGGCGGCCGCGCCTGGCGGGTCAGTGCCGACAACGTTCCGGTGAACCATCCGCGCATCTCCCCCGACGGCGAGAACGTCGCCTGGACCTCCGCCCGGGACGGGGCGCCCGAGGTGCACGTGGCCCCGCTGGAGGGCGGAGCGTCCAGACGGCTGACGTACTGGGGGAGCGCGCGGACCCAGGTGCGCGGCTGGACCCCGGACGGACGGGTGCTCGCCCTGAGCACCCAGGGCCAGGCGAGCCTGCGGCGCAGCTGGGCGAGGGCCGTCCCGCTCGACGGCGGTCCCGCCACCACCCTCCCCCACGGTCCGGTCGGCGATGTCGCGTACGGCGGGCCGGGCGTCCTGCTGCTCTCCGCCCCGATGGGACGCGAGGCCGCCTGGTGGAAGCGGTACCGCGGCGGCACGGCGGGCAAGCTGTGGATCGACCGCGAGGGCGACGGAGAGTTCGTACGCCTGCACGAGGAGCTGGACGGGAACCTCGAATACCCCCTGTGGGCGGGGGACCGGCTCGCGTTCCTCTCCGACCACGAAGGAGTCGGGGCCCTCTACTCCTCCCTCGCCGACGGCTCCGACCTGCGCCGGCACACCCCCCTCGACACCTTCTACGCCCGGCACGCGGCGACCGACGGCACCCGGGTCGTCTACGCGTCCGCCGGTGAACTGTGGCTGCTCGACGACCTGGACGGCGCCGAGCCGCGCCGGCTCGACATCAGGCTCGGCGGCCAGCGCGTCGACCAGCAGCCGTACCCCGTCAGCGCGTCCCGCTGGTTCTCGGCCGCCGCGCCCGACCACACCGGACGCGGCAGCGCGGTCTCCGTGCGCGGCGCCGTCCACTGGGTCACCCACCGCTCCGGTCCGGCCCGCGCGCTCGCCGCCCGGCCCGGCGTACGCGCCCGGCTGCCGCGCACCTTCCGGGTGGACGGCGAGGAGTACGTGGTGTGGGTGACCGACGCGGCCGGCGACGACGCGCTGGAGTTCGCCCCGGCGACCGGGACCGCCCCCGGAGCGACCCCGCGCCGGCTCGCCGCCGGGCAGCTCGGCCGTGTCCTCGGGCTCGCGATGGCCCCGGACGGCAGCCGCGCCGCCGTCGCCTCGCACGACGGGCGGGTGCTGCTCGTCGAGCGGGAGACCGGGGAGGTGCGCGAGGTCGACCGCAGCGCGGACGGCGACGTCAGCGGGCTGGTCTTCTCGCCGGACTCCGCGTGGCTCGCCTGGTCGCACCCCGGCCCGCGTCCGCTGCGCCAGCTGAAACTGGCGAACACCGCGGACCTGTCGGTCACCGAGGCGACGCCGCTGCGCTTCCGTGACTACGCGCCCGCGTTCACCCTCGACGGCAAGCACCTCGCCTTCCTCTCCGCGCGTTCCTTCGACCCGGTCTACGACGAACACGTCTTCGACCTCGCGTTCGTGGGCGGGTCCCGCCCGCACCTGATCACGCTGGCCGCGACCACCCCGTCCCCCTTCGGACCGCAGCGGCACGGCCGCGCCTTCGAGACCCCCGAGGGCCGCGGGGCCGAGACACCCGACAGCGAGGGCACCCCCGCCACCCGGATCGACCTCGAAGGACTCGGTGACCGGATCGTCCCCTTCCCCGTCGAGGCGGCCCGCTACTCGACGCTGCGGGCCGCCAAGGACGGACTGCTGTGGCTGCGCCACCCGGTCCGCGGGGTGCTCGGGTCCTCCCGCGCCACCCCGGAGGACCCGGACCCGAAGACCGAGCTGGAGCGCTACGACCTGGCCCAGCACCGCATCGAGCATCTCGCCGCGGACGCCGACCACTTCGCCGTCACCGGCGACGGCAAGCGGGTCCTGCTGTGGACCGACGGCAAACTCAAGCTCGTCCCCAGCGACCGCCGCGCCTCGAACGACGACGAGAGCGACACCAACATCACCGTCGACCTCTCGCGGATCCGCCACACCGTCGACCCGGCCGCCGAGTGGCGCCAGATGTACGACGAGACGGGCCGCCTCATGCGGGACAACTTCTGGCGGCCCGATCTGGGCGGGACCGACTGGGAGGGCGTACTCGACCGCTACCGGCCGGTCCTCGACCGGATCGCCACCCACGACGACCTGGTGGACCTCCTCTGGGAGGTGCAGGGCGAGCTGGGCACCTCCCACGCGTATGTGAGCCCGCGCGGCGGCTGGGGCGGCGGCGACCGGGCGCAGGGACTGCTCGGGGCGGACATCTCCCGTCACGAGGACGGCAGTTGGCGCATCGACCGGATCCTCCCCTCGGAGACCTCCGACCCCGACGCGCGGGCACCGCTCGCCGCCCCCGGCGTCGCGGTGCGGGCCGGGGACGCGATCGTCCAGGTCGGCGGGCAGCCGGTGGACCCGGTGACCGGTCCCGGGCCGCTGCTGGTGGGCACGGCGGGCAAGCCGGTCGAGCTGACGGTCTCCCCGTCCGGCGGCGGTGATCCCCGGCACGCGGTGGTCGTCCCGCTCGCCGACGAGGAGGCGCTGCGCTACCACGCGTGGGTCGCGGACCGGCGGGCGTACGTCCACGAACGCTCCGGGGGCCGCCTGGGGTATCTGCACGTACCGGACATGGTCGGCTCCGGGTGGGCCCAGCTCCACCGGGACCTGCGGATCGAGGTGGCCCGGGAGGGGCTGGTCGTGGACGTGCGGGAGAACCGCGGCGGCCACACCTCCCAACTGGTCGTCGAGAAGCTCGCGCGGCGGATCGTCGGCTGGGACCTGCCGCGCGGGATGCGCCCGTACAGCTATCCGGAGGACGCGCCGCGCGGCCCGGTCGTCGCCGTGGCCAACGAGTTCTCCGGGTCGGACGGGGACATCGTCAACGCGGCGGTCAAGGCGCTCGGGATCGGTCCGGTGGTCGGCACGCGCACCTGGGGCGGGGTGATCGGCATCGACAGCCGCTACCGGCTCGTCGACGGCACGCTCGTCACCCAGCCCAAGTACGCGTTCTGGCTGGAGGGGCAGGGATGGGGCGTGGAGAACCACGGCGTCGACCCGGACGTCGAGGTCGTCCAGGCCCCGCAGGACCACGCCGCGGGCCGCGACGTCCAGTTGGACGAGGCGATCCGGATCGCGCTCGCGGCCCTGGAGGAGAACCCGGCGAAGACCCCGCCGTCACTGCCGGAGTCGCGCTGA
- the dnaJ gene encoding molecular chaperone DnaJ, which translates to MATDYYAVLGVRRDASQDEIKKAFRRLARELHPDVNPDPKTQERFKEINAAYEVLSDPQKKQVYDLGGDPLSQAGGAGAGGFGAGGFGNFSDIMDAFFGTASQRGPRSRTRRGQDAMIRLEIELDEAAFGTTKDIQVDTAVVCATCNGEGAAPGTSAQTCDMCRGRGEVSQVTRSFLGQVMTSRPCPQCQGFGTVVPTPCPECAGDGRVRSRRTLTVKIPAGVDNGTRIQLAGEGEVGPGGGPAGDLYVEIHELPHSTFQRRGDDLHCTVTIPMTAASLGTKVPLETLDGLEEVDIRPGTQSGQSIPMHGRGVTHLRGGGRGDLIVHVEVTTPTKLDPEQERLLRELAQLRGEERPTGQFQPGQQGLFSRLKDAFNGR; encoded by the coding sequence GTGGCCACGGACTACTACGCCGTGCTCGGCGTGCGCCGCGACGCGTCCCAGGACGAGATCAAGAAGGCTTTCCGGCGGCTCGCGCGCGAGCTGCATCCGGACGTCAATCCCGATCCGAAGACGCAGGAGCGGTTCAAGGAGATCAACGCCGCGTACGAGGTGTTGTCGGACCCGCAGAAGAAGCAGGTCTACGACCTCGGCGGCGACCCGCTGTCCCAGGCGGGCGGCGCGGGAGCGGGCGGTTTCGGAGCCGGTGGCTTCGGCAACTTCTCGGACATCATGGACGCCTTCTTCGGCACGGCGTCGCAGCGGGGCCCCCGGTCGCGCACGCGGCGCGGCCAGGACGCCATGATCCGGCTCGAGATCGAGCTGGACGAGGCCGCCTTCGGCACCACGAAGGACATCCAGGTCGACACGGCCGTCGTGTGCGCCACCTGCAACGGTGAGGGCGCCGCGCCGGGAACCTCCGCCCAGACCTGCGACATGTGCCGCGGACGCGGCGAGGTGTCCCAGGTCACACGGTCGTTCCTGGGCCAGGTCATGACGTCCCGTCCGTGCCCGCAGTGCCAGGGGTTCGGCACCGTCGTGCCGACCCCGTGCCCCGAGTGCGCGGGCGACGGGCGGGTCAGGTCCCGGCGCACGCTCACGGTGAAGATCCCGGCGGGCGTGGACAACGGCACCCGGATCCAGCTCGCGGGCGAGGGCGAGGTCGGTCCCGGCGGCGGTCCCGCCGGTGACCTCTACGTCGAGATCCACGAGCTGCCGCACTCGACCTTCCAGCGCCGCGGTGACGATCTGCACTGCACGGTCACCATTCCGATGACCGCGGCGTCGCTCGGCACCAAGGTGCCGCTGGAGACCCTGGACGGGCTGGAGGAGGTCGACATCCGGCCCGGCACACAGTCGGGACAGTCGATCCCGATGCACGGACGCGGTGTCACGCATCTGCGCGGCGGCGGCCGGGGCGACCTCATCGTGCATGTCGAGGTCACCACGCCGACCAAGCTCGATCCGGAGCAGGAGCGGTTGCTCCGGGAGCTGGCGCAGCTGCGCGGCGAGGAGCGTCCGACCGGGCAGTTCCAGCCGGGCCAGCAGGGCCTGTTCTCCCGTCTGAAGGACGCGTTCAACGGCCGCTGA
- a CDS encoding 16S rRNA (uracil(1498)-N(3))-methyltransferase has translation MTAPVFVVDHLAADSAGRYVLDGPEGRHAVSVKRLRQGEDVVLTDGAGRWAQCVVVDAEGKDRLVVRVGSFAEEPPESPRITVVQALPKGDRGELAVETMTETGVDAIVPWAASRCVTQWRGDRGLKALAKWRATAREAGKQSRRVRFPEIADAATTKQVAALLAEADFAAVLHEDREYGSEPLATAELPSSGTIVLVVGPEGGVSPEELDLFAQAGAKAYRLGRSVLRTSTAGTAATALLLGRTGRWS, from the coding sequence ATGACGGCACCGGTGTTCGTCGTCGACCACCTCGCCGCGGACAGCGCGGGACGCTACGTCCTCGACGGACCCGAGGGCCGGCACGCCGTCTCCGTGAAGCGGCTGCGGCAGGGCGAGGACGTCGTCCTCACCGACGGCGCCGGACGCTGGGCGCAGTGCGTCGTCGTCGACGCCGAGGGCAAGGACCGGCTGGTCGTGCGCGTCGGGTCCTTCGCCGAGGAACCTCCCGAGTCCCCTCGTATCACCGTCGTCCAGGCCCTGCCCAAGGGTGACCGGGGCGAGCTGGCCGTCGAGACCATGACCGAGACCGGGGTGGACGCGATCGTCCCCTGGGCCGCCTCGCGCTGCGTCACCCAGTGGCGGGGCGACCGGGGTCTGAAGGCGCTCGCGAAATGGCGGGCGACGGCCCGCGAGGCGGGCAAGCAGTCCCGCCGGGTGCGCTTCCCGGAGATCGCGGACGCCGCGACCACCAAGCAGGTCGCCGCGCTTCTGGCCGAAGCGGACTTCGCGGCGGTGCTGCACGAGGACCGGGAGTACGGCAGCGAGCCGCTCGCGACGGCCGAACTGCCCTCGTCCGGAACGATCGTGCTGGTGGTGGGCCCCGAAGGAGGCGTCTCCCCCGAGGAGTTGGACCTCTTCGCGCAGGCGGGTGCGAAGGCGTACCGGCTGGGGCGTAGCGTGCTGCGTACATCGACCGCGGGGACCGCGGCCACCGCGCTTTTGCTGGGGCGCACCGGCCGCTGGTCCTGA
- a CDS encoding nitronate monooxygenase: protein MSSALTDLFPHPIVQAPMAGGVSVPHLAAAVSEAGGLGFLAAGYKTADGMYQEIKQLRGLTSRPFGVNLFMPQAEYADPASVEVYAHQLAGEASWYETDLGDPDSGRDDGYDAKLAVLLDNPVPVVSFHFGCPTRDVLDSFARVGTLTVITATTAEEALAVQRAGAAAVVVQGVEAGGHQGTHRDNPETDGTGIGLLSLIAQVRETVQIPVVAAGGIMRGSQIAAVLAAGANAAQLGTAFLATPESGAHAVHKQSLTNPLFVRTELTRAFSGRPARGLVNRFLREHGPYAPAAYPEVHHLTSPLRKAAARAGDAQGMALWAGQGHRMARELSAGQLVEVLCAELDAARTALSTAGEAGGADR, encoded by the coding sequence ATGTCCTCCGCACTGACCGATCTCTTCCCTCACCCGATCGTGCAGGCCCCCATGGCGGGCGGCGTCTCCGTCCCGCACCTCGCGGCCGCCGTGTCCGAGGCCGGGGGGCTCGGGTTCCTCGCCGCCGGTTACAAGACCGCCGACGGCATGTACCAGGAGATCAAGCAGTTGCGCGGGCTGACGAGCCGGCCCTTCGGGGTCAACCTCTTCATGCCGCAGGCCGAGTACGCGGACCCGGCCAGCGTCGAGGTGTACGCCCACCAGCTGGCCGGTGAGGCCTCCTGGTACGAGACGGACCTCGGCGACCCGGACAGCGGTCGCGACGACGGCTACGACGCCAAGCTCGCGGTCCTCCTCGACAACCCGGTGCCGGTGGTCTCCTTCCACTTCGGCTGCCCCACCCGAGACGTCCTGGACTCCTTCGCCCGGGTCGGCACGCTCACCGTGATCACCGCGACCACGGCCGAGGAGGCCCTCGCGGTGCAGCGGGCGGGGGCCGCCGCGGTCGTCGTGCAGGGCGTGGAGGCCGGCGGTCACCAGGGCACCCACCGGGACAACCCGGAGACGGACGGCACGGGGATCGGACTGCTCTCCCTGATCGCCCAGGTCCGCGAGACCGTGCAGATCCCGGTCGTCGCCGCCGGCGGCATCATGCGCGGCAGCCAGATCGCCGCGGTGCTCGCCGCGGGCGCGAACGCGGCGCAGCTCGGCACCGCGTTCCTCGCCACCCCGGAGTCCGGCGCGCACGCCGTGCACAAGCAGTCCCTGACCAACCCCCTCTTCGTCCGCACGGAGCTGACGCGCGCGTTCTCCGGCCGCCCCGCGCGCGGCCTGGTCAACCGCTTTCTGCGGGAGCACGGGCCGTACGCGCCCGCCGCGTACCCCGAGGTCCACCACCTCACCTCCCCGCTGCGCAAGGCGGCGGCCAGGGCGGGCGACGCGCAGGGCATGGCCCTGTGGGCAGGGCAGGGACACCGGATGGCCCGTGAACTGTCCGCGGGACAGCTGGTGGAGGTGCTGTGCGCCGAGCTGGACGCGGCACGGACAGCGTTGTCGACGGCCGGCGAAGCGGGCGGTGCGGACCGATGA